A single Streptomyces sannanensis DNA region contains:
- the purN gene encoding phosphoribosylglycinamide formyltransferase has product MASPPSSARPARIVVLVSGSGTNLQALLDAIAADPDGFGARIVAVGADRDDITGLERATRAGLPTFVCKVTDYGSRAEWDAALAEAVSAYEPDLVVSAGFMKIVGQEFLARFGGRTVNTHPALLPSFPGAHGVRDALAYGAKVTGCTVHFVDDGVDTGPIIAQGVVEVRDEDDEAALHERIKEVERTLLVEVVGRLARDGYRIEGRKVHVGE; this is encoded by the coding sequence GTGGCCTCCCCGCCCTCCTCCGCCCGCCCGGCCCGCATCGTGGTGCTGGTCTCCGGCTCCGGTACGAATCTCCAGGCTTTGCTCGACGCCATCGCCGCGGACCCGGACGGTTTCGGTGCCCGGATCGTCGCGGTCGGCGCCGACCGCGACGACATCACCGGTCTCGAGCGCGCCACGCGCGCCGGACTGCCCACCTTTGTCTGCAAGGTCACGGACTACGGCAGCCGCGCGGAGTGGGACGCGGCGCTGGCCGAGGCCGTCTCGGCCTACGAACCCGATCTGGTCGTCTCGGCCGGCTTCATGAAGATCGTGGGCCAGGAGTTCCTCGCACGCTTCGGCGGGCGGACCGTGAACACCCACCCCGCCCTGCTGCCCAGCTTCCCCGGGGCCCATGGCGTGCGCGACGCGCTCGCGTACGGCGCGAAGGTCACCGGGTGCACCGTTCACTTCGTCGACGACGGCGTCGACACCGGCCCGATCATCGCGCAGGGCGTGGTCGAGGTACGGGACGAGGACGACGAAGCCGCTCTCCATGAGCGCATCAAGGAAGTCGAGCGCACGCTGCTCGTCGAGGTCGTGGGTCGGCTGGCCCGCGACGGTTATCGCATCGAGGGACGAAAGGTTCATGTCGGTGAATAA
- the purH gene encoding bifunctional phosphoribosylaminoimidazolecarboxamide formyltransferase/IMP cyclohydrolase codes for MTAEGNKRPIRRALVSVYDKTGLEELARGLHEAGVQLVSTGSTAGRIAAAGVPVTKVEELTGFPECLDGRVKTLHPRVHAGILADLRLESHRAQLAELGVEPFDLVVVNLYPFRETVASGATPDECVEQIDIGGPSMVRAAAKNHPSVAIVTSPERYADVIAAVKDGGFDLATRKRLAAEAFQHTAAYDVAVASWFAGEYAPADESSFPDFLGATFERKNVLRYGENPHQGAALYVNGQGGLAEAEQLHGKEMSFNNYTDTEAARRAAYDHSEPAVAIIKHANPCGIATGADVAEAHRKAHACDPLSAFGGVIAVNRPVSVAMAEQVAEIFTEVIVAPDYEDGAVEILARKKNIRVLRCPEAPAAPVEVKPIDGGALLQVTDRLQAAGDDPANWTLATGEALGAEELAELAFAWKACRAVKSNAILLAKDGASVGVGMGQVNRVDSAKLAVERAGAERAQGSYAASDAFFPFPDGLQILIDAGVRAVVQPGGSVRDELVVEAAQKAGVTMYFTGTRHFFH; via the coding sequence GTGACCGCCGAAGGCAACAAGCGCCCCATCCGCCGCGCTCTGGTCAGCGTCTACGACAAGACGGGCCTGGAGGAGCTGGCCCGGGGCCTGCACGAGGCGGGCGTCCAGCTCGTGTCGACCGGTTCCACCGCCGGGAGGATCGCGGCCGCCGGGGTACCGGTCACCAAGGTCGAGGAGCTCACCGGCTTCCCCGAGTGCCTGGACGGCCGGGTCAAGACGCTGCACCCGCGCGTGCACGCCGGCATCCTCGCCGACCTGCGCCTCGAATCGCACCGCGCGCAGCTCGCCGAGCTGGGCGTCGAGCCGTTCGACCTGGTGGTCGTGAACCTCTACCCGTTCCGGGAGACCGTCGCCTCCGGCGCCACCCCCGACGAGTGCGTCGAGCAGATCGACATCGGCGGCCCGTCGATGGTCCGCGCCGCCGCCAAGAACCACCCCTCGGTCGCGATCGTCACCAGCCCCGAGCGGTACGCCGACGTCATCGCCGCGGTCAAGGACGGCGGCTTCGACCTGGCCACCCGCAAGCGACTGGCCGCGGAGGCGTTCCAGCACACCGCCGCCTACGACGTGGCGGTGGCCTCCTGGTTCGCCGGCGAGTACGCCCCGGCCGACGAGTCGTCGTTCCCCGACTTCCTGGGTGCCACGTTCGAGCGCAAGAACGTGCTCCGCTACGGCGAGAACCCCCACCAGGGCGCCGCGCTGTACGTGAACGGCCAGGGCGGGCTCGCCGAGGCCGAGCAGCTGCACGGCAAGGAGATGTCCTTCAACAACTACACGGACACCGAGGCCGCGCGCCGCGCCGCGTACGACCACTCCGAGCCCGCCGTGGCGATCATCAAGCACGCCAACCCGTGCGGCATCGCGACCGGCGCGGACGTCGCCGAGGCCCACCGCAAGGCGCACGCCTGCGACCCGCTGTCCGCCTTCGGCGGTGTGATCGCCGTCAACCGCCCGGTGTCCGTCGCCATGGCCGAGCAGGTCGCCGAGATCTTCACCGAGGTCATCGTGGCCCCGGACTACGAGGACGGCGCGGTCGAGATCCTCGCCCGCAAGAAGAACATCCGCGTGCTGCGCTGCCCCGAGGCCCCGGCCGCCCCGGTCGAGGTCAAGCCGATCGACGGCGGTGCGCTGCTCCAGGTCACCGACCGCCTCCAGGCCGCGGGCGACGACCCGGCCAACTGGACCCTGGCCACCGGTGAGGCGCTCGGCGCCGAGGAGCTCGCCGAGCTGGCCTTCGCGTGGAAGGCCTGCCGGGCCGTCAAGTCCAACGCGATCCTGCTCGCCAAGGACGGCGCCTCGGTCGGCGTCGGCATGGGCCAGGTCAACCGCGTCGACTCGGCGAAGCTCGCCGTGGAGCGCGCGGGCGCGGAGCGTGCGCAGGGCTCGTACGCCGCCTCCGACGCCTTCTTCCCGTTCCCGGACGGGCTGCAGATCCTGATCGACGCCGGCGTCAGGGCCGTGGTCCAGCCGGGCGGCTCGGTCCGCGACGAGCTGGTCGTCGAGGCCGCGCAGAAGGCGGGCGTGACCATGTACTTCACGGGTACGCGCCACTTCTTCCACTGA
- a CDS encoding RDD family protein, with translation MSFGDPNNPYGQQPQQGGQPGYGYPQQQPGVPQQPGVPPQPGYGYPQQPGQPYGAVPPQAPGTLQANNGYINVAGLGTVQVATMGRRLGARLIDAVAIGVLYFILSAIGVAGVFGLAKSADDCGDYMDPGYQSCIDDAAGGIIATFFGMMLIFFLVTLLYEWLMIAFAGATLGKMALGLKVVKENTGQVPGVGGGFIRWIIPIVGAFLCYIGMILVYLSPFFDNSGKLQGWHDRAAGTLVIKK, from the coding sequence ATGAGCTTCGGCGACCCGAACAACCCCTATGGGCAGCAGCCCCAGCAGGGCGGCCAGCCCGGCTACGGCTACCCCCAGCAGCAGCCCGGCGTCCCGCAGCAGCCGGGCGTCCCGCCGCAGCCCGGCTACGGCTACCCGCAGCAGCCGGGCCAGCCGTACGGCGCGGTCCCGCCTCAGGCGCCGGGCACGCTGCAGGCGAACAACGGCTACATCAACGTGGCGGGTCTGGGCACCGTTCAGGTCGCGACGATGGGCCGCCGCCTCGGTGCGCGTCTGATCGACGCCGTGGCCATCGGCGTCCTGTACTTCATCCTGAGCGCCATCGGCGTCGCGGGCGTGTTCGGCCTCGCCAAGAGCGCCGACGACTGCGGCGACTACATGGACCCGGGCTACCAGAGCTGCATCGACGACGCGGCCGGCGGCATCATCGCCACGTTCTTCGGCATGATGCTCATCTTCTTCCTCGTCACGCTGCTGTACGAGTGGCTGATGATCGCCTTCGCCGGTGCCACCCTCGGCAAGATGGCGCTGGGCCTGAAGGTCGTCAAGGAGAACACCGGTCAGGTCCCGGGCGTCGGCGGCGGCTTCATCCGCTGGATCATCCCGATCGTGGGCGCCTTCCTCTGCTACATCGGCATGATCCTGGTCTACCTGTCGCCGTTCTTCGACAACTCCGGGAAGCTGCAGGGCTGGCACGACCGTGCCGCCGGCACCCTGGTGATCAAGAAGTAA
- a CDS encoding bifunctional methylenetetrahydrofolate dehydrogenase/methenyltetrahydrofolate cyclohydrolase: protein MTAQILDGKATAAAIKSDLTARVAALKAKGITPGLGTVLVGDDPGSHKYVAGKHRDCAEVGIASIQRELPATATQEEIEAVVRELNDDPECTGYIVQLPLPKGIDENRILELMDPAKDADGLHPTNLGRLVLNEPAPLPCTPFGIVQLLRRYGVELNGAEVVVVGRGTTIGRPMPLLLTRRSENSTVTQCHTGTRDLSAHLRRADIIVAAAGVPHIVKPEDVKPGAAVLDVGVSRDENGKIVGDVHPGVAEVAGWLSPNPGGVGPMTRAQLLVNVVEAAERAAAAS from the coding sequence ATGACCGCCCAGATTCTCGATGGCAAGGCCACAGCAGCCGCGATCAAGTCCGATCTGACCGCCCGCGTGGCGGCCCTCAAGGCCAAGGGCATCACCCCGGGCCTCGGCACCGTCCTGGTCGGTGACGACCCCGGCAGCCACAAGTACGTCGCCGGCAAGCACCGCGACTGCGCGGAGGTCGGTATCGCCTCCATCCAGCGCGAACTGCCCGCCACCGCCACGCAGGAGGAGATCGAGGCGGTCGTACGGGAGCTGAACGACGACCCGGAGTGCACCGGGTACATCGTGCAGCTGCCGCTGCCCAAGGGCATCGACGAGAACCGGATCCTGGAGCTGATGGACCCGGCGAAGGACGCCGACGGACTGCACCCCACGAACCTCGGCCGACTCGTCCTGAACGAGCCCGCCCCGCTGCCCTGCACGCCGTTCGGCATCGTCCAGCTGCTGCGCCGCTACGGAGTCGAACTCAACGGCGCCGAGGTCGTCGTGGTCGGCCGCGGCACCACCATCGGCCGGCCGATGCCGCTGCTGCTCACGCGCCGCTCCGAGAACTCCACGGTGACCCAGTGCCACACCGGCACCCGGGACCTGTCCGCGCACCTGCGCCGGGCCGACATCATCGTCGCCGCGGCCGGTGTGCCGCACATCGTCAAGCCCGAGGACGTCAAGCCGGGCGCGGCCGTCCTCGACGTCGGCGTCAGCCGTGACGAGAACGGCAAGATCGTCGGCGATGTCCACCCCGGTGTCGCGGAGGTCGCCGGCTGGCTCTCCCCGAACCCGGGCGGCGTCGGCCCGATGACGCGGGCCCAGCTCCTCGTCAATGTCGTCGAGGCGGCCGAGCGAGCCGCCGCGGCGAGCTGA
- a CDS encoding DUF3017 domain-containing protein, with translation MAVRPNDGIGTEAGSNGSVPARGGSHGAGDADVNGTAAAGADGRDATALAASGATAHEAAPAVAGRDGRTATSRGGDAARGTSAETGGAGPAARTSRRFQVVTQDTARPEGGGRAAPGDAPAPARQWPLLTVIGVAGAGLLLVALDPFSQAFRIGLILIGLAMLTGAVFRWLLPSVGMLAVRSRFTDIVTYGAFGTAITLLALMAMPNPWLELPFLEAVVHFTVR, from the coding sequence ATGGCCGTACGGCCGAACGACGGAATCGGCACCGAAGCCGGTTCGAACGGGAGCGTTCCGGCACGCGGCGGCAGCCACGGCGCCGGTGACGCCGACGTGAACGGCACCGCGGCCGCCGGCGCCGACGGCCGCGACGCCACGGCGCTCGCCGCCTCCGGCGCGACCGCACACGAGGCCGCACCGGCCGTCGCGGGCCGGGACGGCCGTACGGCCACCTCGCGCGGCGGTGACGCCGCGCGAGGCACCAGCGCGGAAACGGGCGGCGCCGGGCCCGCGGCGCGGACGTCGCGGCGCTTCCAGGTCGTCACCCAGGACACCGCACGCCCCGAGGGCGGAGGGCGGGCCGCTCCCGGGGACGCGCCGGCCCCCGCGCGTCAGTGGCCGCTGCTCACCGTGATCGGCGTCGCCGGGGCCGGGCTGCTGCTCGTCGCGCTCGATCCGTTCTCCCAGGCGTTCCGGATCGGGCTGATTCTGATCGGTCTCGCCATGCTCACCGGCGCGGTGTTCCGCTGGCTGCTGCCCTCCGTGGGCATGCTTGCCGTGCGCTCCCGTTTCACGGACATCGTGACGTACGGCGCATTCGGCACCGCCATCACTCTGCTCGCGCTGATGGCGATGCCGAACCCCTGGCTGGAGCTTCCGTTCCTGGAGGCCGTGGTCCACTTCACCGTGCGTTAG
- a CDS encoding XRE family transcriptional regulator: protein MPRWKALPEELDPQVREFASQLRRLVDRSGLSISAVADRTGYSKTSWERYLNGRLLAPKGAIIALADVTGTNPAHLATMWELAERAWSRSEMRHDMTMQAIRISEARAALGEFGPTPAAKNGKVRPAAGASGTVAPPGTGHGQDRGYSAQPPSAGGPSDSGGGRRRATMFLAGIVGALLLIAAAVLLLDLGGQDGGKTANEKPPVSPTTAAPELPAGVKCAGADCAGQDPETMGCGGQFATTTSRVKVGAALVEVRYSKTCGAAWARITQATPGDKVTISGGAGAAQAGTVDADNDAYTPMVAAADAGTAKACATLTTGVKGCTTQQ from the coding sequence ATGCCTCGTTGGAAGGCGCTACCGGAGGAACTCGATCCGCAGGTGAGGGAGTTCGCCAGCCAGCTGCGACGGCTCGTCGACCGCAGCGGACTGAGCATTTCCGCGGTGGCCGACCGTACCGGCTACAGCAAGACTTCCTGGGAGCGTTACCTCAACGGCCGGCTGCTCGCGCCCAAGGGCGCGATCATCGCGCTCGCCGACGTGACCGGCACCAACCCGGCGCATCTCGCCACCATGTGGGAGCTCGCGGAGCGCGCCTGGAGCCGTTCCGAGATGCGGCACGACATGACCATGCAGGCGATCCGGATCTCGGAGGCCCGCGCGGCGCTCGGCGAGTTCGGGCCCACCCCGGCCGCCAAGAACGGCAAGGTGCGTCCGGCGGCCGGCGCTTCCGGTACGGTCGCGCCGCCGGGAACCGGTCACGGCCAGGACCGGGGCTACTCGGCGCAGCCGCCGTCCGCCGGCGGCCCGTCCGACAGCGGAGGCGGGCGGCGCAGGGCGACGATGTTCCTGGCGGGCATCGTCGGCGCGCTGCTGCTGATCGCGGCCGCGGTGCTGCTTCTCGACCTGGGCGGCCAGGACGGCGGCAAGACGGCGAACGAGAAGCCGCCGGTCAGTCCCACCACCGCGGCCCCCGAGCTGCCGGCCGGAGTGAAGTGCGCCGGTGCCGACTGCGCGGGCCAGGACCCGGAGACCATGGGCTGCGGCGGCCAGTTCGCGACGACGACCTCCCGCGTCAAGGTGGGCGCGGCGCTCGTCGAGGTCCGATACAGCAAGACATGCGGGGCGGCGTGGGCACGTATCACCCAGGCCACACCCGGTGACAAGGTGACGATCAGCGGGGGCGCAGGGGCCGCGCAGGCCGGCACGGTCGACGCGGACAACGACGCGTACACGCCGATGGTGGCGGCGGCCGACGCCGGTACGGCCAAGGCCTGCGCGACGCTCACCACCGGTGTGAAGGGGTGCACGACGCAGCAGTGA
- a CDS encoding malate dehydrogenase: MTRTPVNVTVTGAAGQIGYALLFRIASGHLLGSDVPVKLRLLEIPQGLKAAEGTAMELDDCAFPLLRGIEITDDPNVGFDGANVALLVGARPRTKGMERGDLLSANGGIFKPQGKAINDHAADDIKVLVVGNPANTNALIAQAAAPDVPAERFTAMTRLDHNRAMSQLAAKTGATVSDIKKLTIWGNHSATQYPDIFHAEIAGKNAAEVVNDEQWLADTFIPTVAKRGAAIIEARGASSAASAANAAIDHVHTWVNGTAEGDWTSMGIPSDGSYGVPEGLISSFPVTCKDGKYEIVQGLDINEFSRTRIDASVAELAEERDAVRALGLI, translated from the coding sequence ATGACCCGCACTCCTGTCAACGTCACCGTCACCGGCGCGGCCGGCCAGATCGGTTACGCGCTGCTCTTCCGCATCGCGTCCGGTCACCTGCTCGGCTCGGATGTGCCGGTCAAGCTTCGTCTCCTCGAGATCCCGCAGGGCCTGAAGGCCGCCGAGGGCACCGCCATGGAGCTCGACGACTGCGCCTTCCCGCTGCTGCGCGGCATCGAGATCACCGACGACCCGAACGTCGGCTTCGACGGCGCCAACGTCGCGCTGCTGGTCGGTGCCCGCCCGCGGACGAAGGGCATGGAGCGCGGCGACCTGCTCTCCGCCAACGGCGGCATCTTCAAGCCGCAGGGCAAGGCCATCAACGACCACGCCGCGGACGACATCAAGGTCCTGGTCGTCGGCAACCCGGCCAACACCAACGCCCTGATCGCCCAGGCCGCCGCCCCGGACGTACCGGCCGAGCGCTTCACCGCGATGACCCGCCTCGACCACAACCGCGCCATGTCGCAGCTGGCCGCGAAGACCGGCGCCACCGTCTCCGACATCAAGAAGCTGACGATCTGGGGCAACCACTCGGCCACCCAGTACCCGGACATCTTCCACGCGGAGATCGCCGGCAAGAACGCCGCCGAGGTCGTCAACGACGAGCAGTGGCTGGCCGACACCTTCATCCCGACCGTCGCCAAGCGCGGCGCCGCGATCATCGAGGCCCGTGGCGCCTCCTCGGCCGCCTCCGCCGCGAACGCCGCCATCGACCACGTCCACACCTGGGTCAACGGCACCGCCGAGGGCGACTGGACCTCCATGGGCATCCCGTCGGACGGCTCCTACGGCGTCCCGGAGGGCCTGATCTCCTCCTTCCCGGTCACCTGCAAGGACGGCAAGTACGAGATCGTCCAGGGCCTGGACATCAACGAGTTCTCCCGCACCCGCATCGACGCCTCGGTCGCCGAGCTCGCCGAGGAGCGCGACGCGGTCCGCGCGCTCGGCCTGATCTAG
- a CDS encoding Imm21 family immunity protein, producing the protein MRWLETDFGLYVLCPNAYVADWDGTEADAVAADSVGKISLPGHGDVVTLGGEPLPIAYIQHAMTFVRWVAADDDQGLERAVEAARESSDWQDLFEIALEGRYTLLDSAMRGSDVSDSDIFRIDVPKGKYRVQSLSIFPGDESEFRLDRLILA; encoded by the coding sequence GTGAGGTGGCTCGAAACGGACTTTGGCCTGTATGTGCTGTGCCCGAATGCGTATGTGGCGGACTGGGATGGCACCGAGGCTGACGCGGTGGCTGCCGATTCAGTCGGCAAGATCAGTCTGCCGGGCCATGGCGACGTCGTGACGCTGGGGGGTGAACCCCTCCCCATCGCCTATATCCAGCATGCCATGACGTTCGTTCGCTGGGTGGCCGCCGATGACGATCAAGGACTGGAGCGGGCGGTGGAGGCCGCCAGGGAATCCTCGGACTGGCAGGACCTCTTCGAGATTGCCCTCGAAGGCCGGTACACGCTCTTGGACTCTGCGATGCGTGGGAGTGATGTCAGTGATTCGGACATCTTCCGCATCGACGTTCCGAAGGGAAAATACCGAGTGCAGTCTCTTTCCATCTTCCCGGGCGATGAATCGGAGTTCCGGCTCGACCGGCTTATCCTCGCCTGA
- a CDS encoding DUF6247 family protein, whose protein sequence is MTTAPIADSGIPPMPERNPKALRAAIAENAPALLPDFDAHWQRAIADTFDLAPVPAFLARWWGEYAIARDPLLEAKVRRLEDEAAQAADIDRARALLEEAGHLRREARQVEPGQ, encoded by the coding sequence ATGACCACAGCGCCCATCGCCGACTCGGGTATCCCGCCCATGCCCGAGCGCAATCCCAAGGCCCTGCGCGCCGCCATCGCGGAGAACGCTCCTGCTCTCCTGCCTGATTTCGATGCCCACTGGCAGCGCGCGATCGCCGACACCTTCGACCTCGCGCCGGTCCCAGCGTTCCTGGCCCGCTGGTGGGGCGAGTACGCCATCGCGCGCGACCCGCTTCTGGAGGCCAAGGTGCGCCGCCTGGAAGACGAGGCCGCTCAAGCGGCCGACATCGACCGCGCCAGGGCGCTCCTCGAAGAAGCCGGACACCTCCGCCGAGAAGCCCGACAGGTGGAACCCGGACAGTGA
- a CDS encoding isocitrate lyase/phosphoenolpyruvate mutase family protein: MTAAEFRALHHTGRTLVLPGPWDAASARVFADAGFPALATPSAGVSASLGYEDGETPADEMFAAVARIARAVDIPVSADVEDGYGLAPKELVARILDTGAVGCNLEDSSGGVLKDPHAHAEWLAEVRAEAGDRLFVNARVDTFLHGVTDPAEAVARALLYVEAGVDCIYPIMAPTEELKVLAAAIPAPLNALALPGGPSPQRLGELGATRVTFGPGLHRRAMAAVAEIAQEYGPVR, translated from the coding sequence ATGACTGCCGCCGAGTTCCGGGCCCTGCACCACACCGGGCGGACGCTCGTCCTGCCCGGCCCGTGGGACGCGGCCAGTGCCCGGGTCTTCGCCGATGCCGGCTTCCCCGCCCTGGCCACGCCGAGCGCGGGGGTGTCGGCGTCGCTGGGGTACGAGGACGGGGAGACCCCGGCCGACGAGATGTTCGCGGCCGTGGCCCGTATCGCCCGTGCGGTGGACATCCCGGTGTCGGCCGATGTCGAGGACGGCTATGGCCTCGCGCCGAAGGAACTGGTGGCCCGGATCCTGGACACCGGTGCGGTCGGCTGCAACCTGGAGGACTCCTCCGGGGGCGTCCTCAAGGACCCGCACGCCCATGCGGAGTGGCTGGCCGAGGTACGGGCCGAGGCGGGCGACCGGCTCTTCGTCAACGCCCGCGTGGACACGTTCCTGCATGGCGTCACCGACCCGGCCGAGGCGGTCGCCCGCGCGCTGCTGTACGTGGAGGCGGGAGTCGACTGCATCTACCCGATCATGGCCCCGACCGAGGAGCTGAAGGTGCTGGCCGCCGCGATCCCGGCCCCGCTGAACGCACTCGCCCTGCCCGGCGGCCCGTCGCCGCAGCGACTCGGCGAACTGGGCGCCACCCGCGTCACGTTCGGCCCCGGCCTGCACCGCCGCGCGATGGCGGCCGTAGCGGAGATCGCTCAGGAATACGGCCCCGTACGCTGA
- a CDS encoding carboxymuconolactone decarboxylase family protein has protein sequence MTTANPEYLPEHTPRLQWAKHAPDVYKAMVNLDIAARKDLDPALYELVKIRASQINHCAFCIDMHTKDALAAGESVERIVQLSAWEESKHFYTAKEIAAIELTEAVTVLTDGFVPDEVFEKAAKHFDETELSQLIAAITAINAWNRFAVSTRMVPGHYKPGKYKGL, from the coding sequence ATGACCACAGCGAACCCGGAATACCTGCCCGAACACACCCCCCGCCTGCAGTGGGCCAAGCACGCCCCCGACGTGTACAAGGCCATGGTCAACCTGGACATCGCGGCCAGGAAGGACCTCGACCCGGCGCTCTACGAACTCGTCAAGATCCGTGCCTCGCAGATCAACCACTGCGCCTTCTGTATCGACATGCACACCAAGGACGCCCTCGCGGCCGGCGAGTCCGTCGAGCGGATCGTGCAGCTGAGCGCCTGGGAGGAATCGAAGCACTTCTACACGGCGAAGGAGATCGCCGCGATCGAACTCACCGAGGCCGTCACCGTCCTGACGGACGGTTTCGTTCCGGACGAGGTGTTCGAGAAGGCGGCCAAGCACTTCGACGAGACCGAACTGTCCCAGCTCATCGCGGCGATCACCGCGATCAACGCCTGGAACCGCTTCGCGGTGAGCACCCGCATGGTGCCCGGTCACTACAAGCCCGGCAAGTACAAGGGGCTCTGA